The Sulfitobacter donghicola DSW-25 = KCTC 12864 = JCM 14565 genome has a segment encoding these proteins:
- a CDS encoding S41 family peptidase produces MKKFLMAAAGGTVAGVLATTQIAAPLLAQEAAKTENVYEQLDLFGDIFERIRAQYVEEVDSGELIEAAIDGMLTSLDPHSSYLSPKDAAKMREQTRGEFGGLGIEVTQEEGFVKVVSPIDGTPADEAGIEAGDFITHVNGESLLGLVLDEAVELMRGPVGSEIVITVVREGESEPFDVSIVRDTIELTVVRSRTEGDSVVLRLSTFNDQTYPKLEEQLKEKVETAGGMDAINGFVIDLRNNPGGLLTQAIKVSDAFLDEGEIVSTRGREADDGERFNAKLGDLAEGKPIVVLINGGSASASEIVAGALQDHRRAIVIGTKSFGKGSVQTVMPLRSEGAMRLTTARYYTPSGRSIQSLGVSPDIVVAQPPRRAESEEEEDTPVRRSRSEADLRGSLNNDSLTEDEVNQIMEDREKAEEAAELREEDYQLAYAIDILKGLSALGPKE; encoded by the coding sequence ATGAAGAAGTTTTTGATGGCCGCCGCTGGTGGTACGGTTGCGGGTGTTCTCGCGACCACCCAGATCGCAGCGCCTTTGCTTGCACAAGAAGCGGCCAAGACGGAAAATGTCTATGAGCAGCTGGACCTATTCGGCGACATCTTTGAACGGATTCGGGCGCAATACGTCGAAGAAGTCGATTCGGGTGAATTGATCGAAGCGGCGATTGACGGGATGCTGACCTCGCTTGATCCACACTCTAGCTATTTGTCGCCAAAGGACGCAGCAAAAATGCGCGAACAGACGCGCGGAGAATTTGGCGGTTTGGGTATCGAAGTGACCCAAGAAGAAGGCTTTGTTAAAGTTGTCTCGCCCATCGATGGCACGCCAGCTGATGAGGCGGGCATCGAAGCGGGTGATTTTATCACTCATGTGAACGGCGAAAGCCTGCTGGGGCTGGTCCTTGACGAAGCGGTTGAACTGATGCGCGGGCCAGTTGGTTCTGAAATCGTGATCACCGTTGTTCGCGAAGGCGAGAGCGAGCCATTTGATGTCTCGATCGTACGTGACACGATCGAGCTGACCGTTGTTCGTTCTCGTACCGAAGGCGATAGCGTTGTTCTGCGCCTCAGCACTTTCAACGATCAGACCTATCCAAAACTGGAAGAGCAGCTGAAAGAAAAAGTTGAAACCGCTGGCGGTATGGATGCGATCAACGGCTTTGTTATCGATCTGCGCAACAACCCTGGTGGTTTGCTGACGCAGGCGATTAAAGTGTCTGATGCCTTCCTGGATGAGGGAGAAATCGTTAGCACCCGTGGCCGCGAAGCAGACGATGGTGAACGCTTCAACGCCAAGCTGGGCGATCTTGCCGAGGGTAAACCGATTGTCGTTCTGATCAACGGCGGGTCTGCTTCGGCTTCGGAAATCGTTGCGGGTGCCTTGCAAGATCATCGTCGTGCGATTGTGATCGGGACAAAAAGCTTTGGTAAAGGATCGGTTCAGACGGTGATGCCGTTGCGCAGCGAAGGCGCGATGCGCCTGACCACGGCGCGCTATTACACGCCATCGGGGCGTTCGATCCAATCCTTGGGCGTTTCCCCTGATATCGTTGTCGCACAACCGCCGCGGCGCGCTGAAAGCGAAGAAGAAGAGGATACACCAGTTCGCCGTTCCCGTTCCGAGGCGGACCTGCGCGGTAGCCTCAACAACGACAGCCTAACCGAAGACGAAGTGAACCAAATCATGGAAGATCGCGAAAAAGCTGAAGAAGCGGCCGAGCTGCGCGAAGAAGACTATCAGCTGGCTTATGCGATCGACATTCTCAAAGGTCTTTCGGCACTGGGTCCAAAAGAATAG
- a CDS encoding murein hydrolase activator EnvC family protein — protein sequence MILRAFLLCIVFAAPAAAQNDAAAQARAAVAMLEDAAEKLDAAGGARDRVRALTETILAFETGLASMRTGLRQAAIRESQLSARLEARDGEVGQLLAVLQGMGSTTPKALLHPDGPTGTARAGLLLAELTPALNKRADQLRRDLEDVQTLRTLQTDAEERLRTSLTAVQDARTALNQAIAERTDLPKRFTEDPVSTAILIASTETLDGFASGLSEIVTGENINVETPINIEGQIGALPLPVQSLVLRGMNEADAAGIKRPGLLLAARPRAIVTSPTAATIRYQGPLLDFGNVMILEPRADTLFILAGLETVYGEIGQVLAAGAPIGLMGGPETSGELSTDGDGTGTERSETLYIEVRQDNVPQDPASWFRTDKDG from the coding sequence ATGATCCTTCGCGCTTTCCTTTTGTGCATCGTATTTGCCGCGCCAGCAGCTGCCCAAAATGATGCAGCGGCCCAAGCGCGCGCAGCGGTGGCGATGCTAGAGGATGCGGCGGAAAAGCTGGATGCGGCGGGTGGAGCGCGGGATCGTGTCCGCGCGCTTACTGAAACGATATTGGCTTTTGAAACGGGCCTTGCTTCGATGCGGACGGGTCTTCGCCAAGCCGCCATTCGCGAGTCGCAGTTAAGTGCGCGTTTGGAGGCAAGGGATGGTGAGGTCGGGCAACTGTTGGCCGTCTTACAGGGCATGGGTTCGACGACCCCCAAAGCGTTGTTGCATCCTGATGGGCCTACGGGAACGGCGCGCGCAGGCCTTTTGTTGGCCGAATTGACACCAGCGCTGAACAAACGTGCCGACCAATTGCGCCGTGACTTGGAAGATGTGCAAACCCTTCGGACACTTCAAACAGATGCCGAAGAGCGCCTCCGCACGAGCCTTACAGCGGTGCAGGACGCGAGAACGGCCCTGAACCAAGCGATTGCAGAACGGACCGACCTTCCGAAACGTTTTACCGAAGACCCAGTTTCAACAGCGATTCTAATTGCCTCCACCGAGACACTGGATGGCTTTGCATCGGGGCTGTCCGAGATCGTGACAGGTGAAAACATTAATGTTGAAACACCGATTAATATTGAGGGGCAGATCGGGGCGCTTCCCCTACCAGTTCAAAGCCTAGTTCTACGAGGCATGAACGAAGCGGATGCGGCGGGAATCAAACGACCAGGGTTGCTGTTAGCGGCGCGCCCTCGCGCGATCGTGACGTCGCCAACGGCTGCAACCATCCGTTATCAGGGACCATTATTAGATTTTGGCAACGTAATGATTCTGGAGCCTCGGGCAGATACACTTTTTATTCTGGCCGGATTAGAGACTGTTTATGGTGAAATTGGTCAGGTTTTAGCCGCTGGCGCCCCCATTGGATTAATGGGCGGCCCTGAAACAAGCGGTGAATTGTCAACAGATGGTGATGGGACTGGTACTGAGCGCTCAGAAACGCTCTATATAGAAGTCAGACAAGATAATGTTCCCCAAGATCCTGCATCTTGGTTCAGGACCGACAAGGATGGATGA
- the gpmI gene encoding 2,3-bisphosphoglycerate-independent phosphoglycerate mutase has translation MSSPKPVVLCILDGWGIGESSDGNAPLLAKTPNMDRLMANNSSATLTTFGPDVGLPRGQMGNSEVGHTNIGAGRVVAMDLGQIDLAIEEGSFATHAPMQDFIATLKRTGGTAHLMGLVSQGGVHGHISHMVAAVHALNDAGVPVVIHALTDGRDVAPQSALADLAFLEQALPDGVRIVTLSGRYYAMDRDNRWDRVEQAYAAIATGAGAQADSAIAAVQTSYDSDVVDEFIVPCVIGDYAGAREGDGFFCLNFRADRAREIMEALAAPTFQGFDRGTRIGWSAVMGMAAYSSAHTAYMTTMYPKPEIVNTLGAWVAAKGLRQFRLAETEKYPHVTFFLNGGAEEPETGEDRFMPLSPKVATYDLQPEMSSEEVTDQFVQAIQAQYDLIVVNYANPDMVGHTGDLDAAIAACEAVDAGLGKALDALEKVGGAMIVTADHGNCEMMIDPETGGAHTAHTLNPVPVVVVGGPENATLQTGRLADLAPTVLALMGLDQPDEMTGKNLLV, from the coding sequence ATGTCATCCCCCAAACCAGTAGTCCTTTGTATTCTTGATGGCTGGGGCATCGGAGAAAGCTCTGACGGTAATGCCCCGTTGTTGGCAAAAACGCCAAACATGGATCGCCTAATGGCAAATAACTCGTCTGCGACCCTTACCACTTTTGGCCCTGATGTGGGTTTGCCACGGGGTCAGATGGGTAACTCAGAGGTTGGGCATACCAATATTGGTGCAGGTCGCGTTGTGGCGATGGATTTAGGGCAGATTGATCTGGCCATTGAAGAGGGTAGTTTTGCCACCCATGCTCCGATGCAGGATTTTATCGCTACGCTGAAACGTACAGGTGGTACGGCCCATTTGATGGGCCTTGTTTCGCAAGGTGGTGTGCATGGGCATATTTCCCATATGGTTGCCGCTGTGCATGCGTTGAATGATGCGGGGGTTCCTGTTGTCATCCACGCTTTGACGGATGGGCGTGATGTTGCCCCCCAATCTGCATTGGCTGATCTCGCCTTTCTCGAACAGGCTTTGCCTGACGGCGTGCGCATTGTGACACTGTCAGGCCGTTACTACGCAATGGACCGAGACAACCGTTGGGATCGGGTGGAGCAGGCCTATGCTGCCATCGCAACGGGTGCGGGTGCACAGGCAGATAGCGCCATTGCCGCCGTCCAAACCTCTTACGACAGTGATGTCGTGGATGAATTCATCGTGCCCTGCGTGATCGGGGACTATGCTGGCGCTCGGGAGGGAGACGGCTTTTTCTGCCTGAATTTCCGTGCAGATCGCGCGCGCGAAATTATGGAGGCTTTGGCCGCGCCAACGTTTCAGGGTTTTGATCGCGGTACGCGGATCGGCTGGTCGGCCGTTATGGGAATGGCTGCCTATTCTTCGGCGCATACAGCCTATATGACCACGATGTACCCAAAGCCCGAAATCGTGAACACATTAGGGGCGTGGGTTGCGGCAAAGGGTTTGCGCCAGTTCCGTTTGGCGGAAACTGAAAAATACCCCCATGTTACTTTCTTTCTGAATGGCGGGGCAGAAGAGCCAGAGACAGGTGAAGATCGCTTTATGCCACTTTCCCCAAAGGTGGCGACCTATGATTTACAGCCAGAGATGTCGAGCGAAGAGGTCACCGATCAATTCGTCCAAGCGATCCAAGCGCAATATGATCTGATCGTTGTGAACTATGCCAACCCCGACATGGTGGGCCATACAGGCGATTTGGACGCAGCAATTGCAGCCTGTGAGGCGGTGGATGCTGGCCTTGGCAAGGCGCTAGACGCGCTTGAGAAGGTGGGCGGCGCGATGATCGTCACGGCGGATCATGGCAACTGTGAGATGATGATTGATCCTGAAACGGGCGGCGCCCATACGGCGCATACGCTGAACCCAGTTCCCGTTGTTGTCGTAGGAGGGCCAGAAAATGCCACCCTGCAAACCGGACGTCTGGCCGACCTTGCTCCAACGGTTTTGGCATTGATGGGTTTGGATCAACCAGATGAAATGACAGGGAAGAACCTGCTGGTATGA
- a CDS encoding zinc-finger domain-containing protein produces the protein MTTTAQEIRIVDSYRVACDGGEGASGHPRVWLQIPTDKGWVECGYCGCKHIHKDFEGKV, from the coding sequence ATGACAACGACAGCCCAAGAAATCCGTATCGTCGACAGCTATCGCGTGGCCTGTGACGGGGGCGAAGGGGCTTCGGGCCATCCACGCGTCTGGCTGCAAATTCCCACCGATAAGGGCTGGGTGGAATGTGGATATTGCGGATGCAAACACATTCACAAAGATTTTGAAGGCAAAGTCTGA
- the polA gene encoding DNA polymerase I, translated as MAFGKGHHLHLIDGSAFIFRAYHALPPLTRKSDGLPIGAVSGFCNMLQRYIEGNTGADAPTHVAVIFDKGSHTFRNEMYDQYKANREAMPEDLRPQMPLTREATIAFNIACEEKEGYEADDIIATLSVQAREAGGRCTIISSDKDLMQLVGGGVEMFDAMKNNLIDREGVHAKFGVYPERVVDVQALAGDSVDNVPGAPGIGIKTAALLINEYGDLDALLERAGEIKQPKRRQTLIDNAEQIRLSRRLVQLDEKTPLDFTLDDLEVRDPDPEKLLSFLSQMEFRTLTKRIAETLKVEAPVIPEAAPTEGAAEIEAIPFDKASYTMVSDKETLQTWLDKIYARGYVAVDTETTGLNDMTADLVGISLCVEAGEACYIPLIHKANRGDDLFGSDDLAEGQMGFEEALRMLTPMLEDQSILKIGQNMKYDAKIFAQLNIGVTPFDDTMLMSYAMHAGLHGHGMDALSERYLNHTPIPIKPLLGSGKSAITFDKVPLEDAVPYAAEDADITLRLWQHFKPALHRAQTTRVYETLERPLVPVLMQMERHGVKVDRDTLSRMSNAFAQKMAALEAEIHELAGRPFNVGSPKQLGEILFDEMGLEGGKKGKTGAYATGVDVLEDLATEHAMPARVLDWRQLSKLKSTYTDALQTHINADTGRVHTSYSITGASTGRLSSTDPNLQNIPIRTEEGRRIREAFVAEEGRTLVALDYSQIELRLLAHIADLPSLKQAFADGLDIHAMTASEMFNVPLAEMTPDIRRQAKAINFGVIYGISGFGLARNLRIPRAEAQGFIDRYFERFPGIRTYMDDTKAFAKEHGYVQTLFGRKIHTPEIASKGPRAGFAARAAINAPIQGTAADVIRRAMIRMPDAIADLPAKMLLQVHDELLFEVDKGAEDDLISVARNIMENASDPVVKLDVKLTVDAGTGSNWAEAH; from the coding sequence ATGGCATTTGGCAAAGGTCACCACCTTCATCTGATCGACGGATCTGCCTTTATTTTTCGCGCCTATCACGCGCTACCGCCCCTTACGCGGAAATCCGATGGCCTGCCCATCGGGGCTGTATCCGGTTTCTGCAATATGTTGCAGCGCTATATCGAGGGAAACACAGGCGCAGATGCGCCGACCCACGTTGCCGTTATCTTTGACAAGGGCAGCCATACCTTCCGAAATGAAATGTACGACCAGTACAAAGCCAATCGCGAAGCGATGCCCGAAGACCTGCGCCCGCAAATGCCCCTAACCCGCGAGGCGACAATCGCCTTCAACATCGCCTGTGAAGAAAAAGAGGGCTACGAAGCCGACGACATCATCGCGACCCTATCGGTTCAGGCGCGCGAAGCGGGCGGGCGTTGCACCATTATCAGCTCGGACAAGGACCTGATGCAGTTGGTTGGTGGCGGCGTCGAAATGTTCGATGCGATGAAAAACAACTTGATCGACCGCGAAGGGGTCCATGCCAAGTTCGGCGTTTATCCCGAACGCGTCGTGGATGTGCAGGCGCTTGCCGGTGACTCGGTTGATAACGTCCCGGGCGCGCCGGGCATCGGCATCAAAACCGCGGCCTTGTTGATCAATGAATACGGTGACCTTGATGCGCTGCTAGAGCGCGCGGGCGAGATCAAACAACCCAAGCGCCGCCAGACCCTGATCGACAATGCCGAACAAATCCGCCTGTCCCGTCGCTTGGTGCAACTGGATGAAAAAACGCCATTGGACTTTACGCTCGACGATCTTGAGGTCCGCGACCCTGATCCGGAAAAGCTGCTCTCTTTCCTGTCGCAGATGGAATTCCGCACCCTCACCAAACGCATTGCTGAAACACTAAAGGTAGAGGCGCCAGTAATCCCCGAAGCCGCCCCCACTGAGGGCGCAGCCGAGATTGAGGCCATCCCGTTCGACAAAGCCAGCTACACAATGGTGAGCGATAAAGAGACCCTGCAAACGTGGCTCGATAAAATCTATGCCCGTGGCTATGTGGCGGTTGATACGGAAACGACGGGCCTCAACGATATGACTGCCGATCTGGTTGGCATCAGCCTCTGTGTCGAGGCGGGCGAGGCCTGCTATATCCCGCTGATCCACAAAGCCAACCGCGGTGATGATCTGTTTGGGTCAGATGATTTGGCCGAAGGGCAGATGGGTTTCGAAGAAGCCCTGCGGATGCTTACCCCGATGCTAGAGGATCAATCGATCCTGAAGATCGGGCAGAACATGAAATATGACGCCAAGATTTTTGCGCAGCTGAACATCGGCGTTACGCCATTCGATGACACGATGCTGATGAGCTATGCGATGCATGCCGGATTGCATGGTCACGGCATGGATGCGCTCTCTGAACGGTATCTGAACCACACCCCGATCCCGATAAAACCCCTGCTTGGCAGTGGCAAATCCGCAATCACCTTTGACAAGGTTCCGCTGGAAGATGCCGTACCTTACGCCGCCGAAGACGCCGATATCACCCTGCGCCTGTGGCAACATTTCAAACCCGCCTTGCACCGTGCGCAAACAACCCGTGTTTACGAAACGCTAGAGCGCCCGCTGGTGCCTGTCCTCATGCAAATGGAACGTCACGGCGTGAAGGTAGATCGGGACACGCTTAGCCGTATGTCCAACGCCTTTGCCCAGAAAATGGCAGCATTAGAGGCCGAGATTCACGAGCTCGCCGGACGCCCGTTCAATGTGGGATCGCCCAAGCAACTGGGTGAAATCCTGTTTGACGAAATGGGCCTAGAGGGCGGCAAAAAGGGCAAGACAGGCGCCTATGCGACTGGCGTTGATGTGCTAGAAGATTTGGCAACCGAACATGCGATGCCTGCACGGGTTCTCGACTGGCGGCAGCTGAGCAAGCTAAAGTCCACCTATACAGACGCGCTACAGACCCACATCAATGCTGACACGGGGCGTGTGCACACATCCTATTCCATCACGGGTGCCTCAACGGGGCGTTTGTCTTCGACCGATCCGAACCTGCAAAACATCCCAATCCGAACCGAGGAAGGCCGCCGCATTCGCGAGGCCTTTGTCGCCGAAGAAGGCCGCACCCTTGTCGCGCTGGATTATTCCCAGATCGAATTGCGCCTACTGGCCCATATCGCTGATTTGCCATCGCTCAAGCAGGCCTTTGCAGATGGTTTGGACATTCACGCGATGACCGCCTCAGAGATGTTCAATGTGCCACTGGCCGAGATGACCCCAGACATCCGCCGTCAGGCTAAAGCGATCAACTTTGGCGTGATCTATGGCATCTCGGGCTTTGGTTTGGCGCGGAACCTGCGTATCCCGCGCGCCGAGGCACAGGGCTTCATCGACCGCTATTTCGAACGCTTCCCTGGTATCCGTACCTATATGGATGACACAAAAGCATTCGCCAAAGAACACGGCTATGTTCAGACCCTGTTTGGCCGCAAAATCCACACGCCCGAGATTGCATCGAAAGGCCCCCGCGCAGGGTTTGCGGCCCGTGCGGCGATCAACGCGCCGATCCAAGGCACGGCCGCTGACGTCATCCGCCGCGCCATGATCCGCATGCCTGACGCGATTGCAGACCTACCAGCCAAGATGTTGCTACAGGTCCATGATGAATTGCTGTTCGAAGTCGATAAAGGGGCCGAAGACGACCTGATCAGCGTCGCACGCAACATTATGGAAAACGCCTCGGATCCTGTGGTGAAGCTGGATGTAAAGCTAACGGTCGATGCCGGAACAGGCAGTAACTGGGCCGAAGCGCACTGA